One Triticum dicoccoides isolate Atlit2015 ecotype Zavitan chromosome 5B, WEW_v2.0, whole genome shotgun sequence genomic window carries:
- the LOC119312014 gene encoding TOM1-like protein 9, whose protein sequence is MPPSSSSSVQRATSDALIGPDWATNLEICDTLNRDPGHTKDVVKSLKKRIAHKNSKVQLLALTLLETMIKNCGDIVHMHVAERDILHEMVKIVKKRPDYHVKEKILTLIDTWQEFFGGARSKYPQYYASYQDLLRAGAVFPQRTNGSVPIFTPPQTQPLQNYPPAPRDADHEAPESSAQDFPAASLADIQNARGIVDVLSEMLNALDPSKRQELRQEVIVDLVDQCRTYKQRVVQLVNSTSDEGLLSQGLCLNDDLQRVLAKHDAIAAGIAVPVEKQRSLHSTPAKPDTTKEAVQRSSATTTSASKQSPFEQLALPAPTSSSSAKAVVAAPAPSFDLLSGDEYIKPEPENSLALVPVSEYSASDQNVLALADMFQQNSAAANNRNHNQLTNSFISPASRANTAPVHPVLPQQPTTYSNVDIVPYGQQSQLNATRSWNGQPAYGVDSQWQTLNYGVEDRNGSLPPPPWEIQLTGNRPQDSQLGAMSLHPQQPAGVQPQSAQIGQGFMSTQQMQRQQPPPRYVPDMQYGGMYPNSMQMNQGTGMNSQPIVGGRFYGMNYQQSYAVQMAGYGYGQQSGGYYIPNAAYAYTSANELSQRMNGATPSVSLKQQSKASRPENSLFGDLLSMAKMKQSKPAAGKVGGL, encoded by the exons atgccgccgtcgtcgtcgtcctcggtcCAACGCGCGACCAGCGACGCGCTCATCGGTCCCGACTGGGCGACCAACCTCGAGATCTGCGACACCCTCAACCGCGATCCAGG GCATACAAAAGATGTTGTCAAGTCGCTCAAGAAACGCATTGCGCACAAGAACTCGAAGGTCCAGCTTCTCGCCCTCACG TTGCTGGAGACAATGATTAAAAATTGCGGGGACATTGTCCATATGCATGTTGCTGAGAGAGACATACTTCATGAAATGGTGAAGATAGTAAAGAAAAGG CCTGATTATCACGTAAAAGAGAAGATTCTCACGCTGATCGACACTTGGCAAGAATTTTTTGGCGGCGCACGTTCAAAATATCCGCAATACTATGCATCATACCAGGACCTTTTG CGTGCCGGAGCTGTATTTCCTCAAAGAACAAATGGATCTGTGCCAATATTTACTCCTCCGCAGACTCAGCCTCTACAAAACTATCCTCCTGCTCCACGTGATGCTGACCACGAGGCTCCTGAATCGTCAGCGCAGGATTTTCCTGCCGCAAG CCTGGCAGATATTCAGAATGCACGGGGTATCGTGGACGTTCTTTCGGAGATGTTGAATGCTTTAGATCCTAGTAAAAGACAG GAACTTCGTCAGGAGGTCATCGTCGACCTTGTGGATCAGTGCCGCACATACAAGCAGAGAGTGGTGCAGCTTGTCAATAGTACCTC GGATGAGGGGTTGCTCAGCCAGGGTCTTTGTTTGAATGATGATCTGCAGCGTGTTTTAGCAAAACACGACGCTATTGCCGCAGGCATAGCGGTTCCGGTGGAGAAGCAGAGATCGCTCCATTCCACGCCAGCAAAGCCAGATACTACAAAAGAAGCAGTGCAGAG GTCTTCAGCAACTACTACAAGTGCAAGCAAGCAGTCACCCTTTGAACAATTAGCACTTCCTGCACCTACATCATCTAGCAGTGCAAAAGCTGTTGTTGCAGCACCAGCTCCGAGTTTCGACCTCCTTAGTGGAGACGAATACATCAAACCTGAACCTGAAAATTCGCTGGCGCTTGTTCCTGTCAGTGAATACTCAGCTTCAGACCAGAATGTATTGGCACTTGCAGACATGTTCCAGCAAAATAGTGCTGCTGCCAACAATAGAAACCATAACCAGCTTACAAACTCTTTTATTTCCCCTGCATCTCGAGCAAACACTGCTCCAGTGCACCCTGTCCTGCCTCAGCAACCCACTACTTATTCAAACGTGGACATCGTACCTTACGGTCAACAATCTCAACTGAACGCCACAAGGTCATGGAATGGGCAGCCTGCTTATGGAGTGGATTCTCAATGGCAAACACTAAATTATG GTGTAGAGGATCGAAACGGCAGCCTTCCACCACCACCCTGGGAAATTCAGTTGACGGGTAACCGACCCCAAGACAGCCAACTTGGTGCAATGTCACTGCATCCACAGCAACCTGCGGGGGTGCAACCCCAATCAGCACAGATTGGTCAAGGATTCATGTCAACACAACAAATGCAGAGGCAGCAACCACCACCACGGTATGTGCCGGACATGCAGTACGGGGGCATGTACCCTAACTCGATGCAAATGAACCAAGGAACGGGCATGAACTCCCAACCGATTGTCGGTGGACGGTTTTATGGGATGAACTATCAACAGTCATATGCAGTTCAAATGGCCGGTTATGGGTATGGGCAGCAATCTGGGGGATACTATATCCCGAACGCTGCATACGCGTATACCAGTGCAAATGAACTTTCTCAGAGAATGAATGGAGCAACGCCATCCGTTTCCCTGAAGCAGCAGAGCAAAGCAAGCAGACCAGAAAACTCGCTCTTTGGCGATCTTCTTAGCATGGCCAAAATGAAGCAGAGCAAACCTGCAGCTGGTAAGGTCGGTGGCTTGTAA